The DNA segment AATCAGTGAAagcttttttttttttcatttATCGAAAGACTTACAAAGACCAAAGTAAAGACCTCGATAGACAATAATACCAGCCACAGAAGGGACGAAACCGCGGTACAGACCGACGATACCGTCAGAAGCCAAAGTCTTCTTGTAGACATCAAGCAACCCCTTGAATTGACGAGTACCACCCTTTCCTGCGGATTTGTTGTCATTGGCGAGACGAGTTCGCGCATAGTCAAGTGAGTACACGAaaaggagggaagaagcACCAGCAGCGGCACCCTGTCGGTCGTGTTAGTAAAGACTCTCCAGTACCTAATTTGGAACACATTTACTGAGGCGATGTTACCAGCAAACCATTTCCAGTATCCTTCGGACCTTTTGAAACCGAACAAAGTCTTGAAGTAATCCTTAAACGCAAAGTTAAGTGCTTGGGTAGGGAAATATCGGATGACATTGGCTGTGTTCCCTCGCCAGAGAGAGACCAGGCCTTCATCCCTATAGGTACGAGCAAAAGTGTTGATGACACCTTTGTATGGTGTCGAAAGACGACCTTGCTTAATCCTACAGGAGCTCATAAATATGGATCACAGACATCTTTTATGGAGAGTGTGACCTACATCTCATCTTGATTCTGAATCAAAAGTTTAACACGCTCAATCGGGGCAGCTGCCGTTTTGGAAATGGCTGCGGACACACCGCCCATCAAGAAGTTCGTTAGGAAGCCCGAGACATCTGTATCGGTTGGTTTTTTGACAGTAGATTCTTTGACTTTGGACATCTTTACTGTTTAAAGGACCATTTATCAGCATTCGGCCACGCAAGTCAATGCGATATCAAATAATAAAGCTCACTTACTAAGCACAAGAGGTAATCAATGAGTCACTTATTGTCTACCACTGGGGGTTGGTAAGGTCTGCGTAAAGTGTTGTTGGTACCGTATTAAATCAATATACCTGATAACGAGTTACGAAGGAAGTGCTATACAATGATTAAGGTGAGGTatttga comes from the Cryptococcus gattii WM276 chromosome M, complete sequence genome and includes:
- a CDS encoding ADP,ATP carrier protein 2, mitochondrial precursor (ADP/ATP translocase 2), putative (Similar to TIGR gene model, INSD accession AAW46891.1~Duplicated and diverged from upstream gene CGB_M1280C) is translated as MSKVKESTVKKPTDTDVSGFLTNFLMGGVSAAISKTAAAPIERVKLLIQNQDEMIKQGRLSTPYKGVINTFARTYRDEGLVSLWRGNTANVIRYFPTQALNFAFKDYFKTLFGFKRSEGYWKWFAGNIASGAAAGASSLLFVYSLDYARTRLANDNKSAGKGGTRQFKGLLDVYKKTLASDGIVGLYRGFVPSVAGIIVYRGLYFGLYDSAKPVVLVGPLEGNFIASFLLGWTVTTAAGFVSYPLDTIRRRMMMTSGGTVHYKSMFDAASQIIAKEGSRSLFKGAGANILRGVASAGVLSLYDKAQELMFGKVYSSGSG